Part of the Leucobacter insecticola genome is shown below.
GCATCTCCGGCATGATCGAACTTACTCCCGCGGGCGCTTTGACGGGCATCGCCAAGCGGGCACTCAAGGGGACGCCAACCGTCGCGATCAAGTCCCCCGCAGACCTCGACGCGGCGGTCGCAATGCTCGCCGATGCTGCCTGATCGAAAGGATATCGAACGTGGCTCATCTTGTTCAAACCCAAGGCCCCGCACACACTCGGCTTCTCTCCATCGGAGCTTCGAGGGGAAACCTGAATGTCCCCAACGACGATCTTGTTGGCCCGATCGATTCCTCTGACGAGTGGATCCGTCAACGCACCGGAATCGTACAGCGGCGCCGTGCAAGCGAAGATATCGCGGCGGTCGATCTGGCCGTTGCTGCGGCTGATGAGGCAATCGTGCGTTCCGGGCTTGCTCGCGAAGACATCGATGGTGTCATTATTTCCACGATCTCCAACGTCGCGGTGACGCCGTCGATGGCCTCGCTCGCGGCACACCGACTCGGGCTCTCCCCCGCAGCAGCGTTCGACATCTCGGCCGCGTGCGCCGGCTACGTCTATGGCGTAGCCCAGGCCGATGCGCTTGTGCGTTCCGGCGTGTGCAAAAACGTGGTGGTCATTGGTGCGGAAAAGCTCTCCGAACTCGTCGATCCCACCGACCGCAGCATCTCGTTCCTTCTCGGTGACGGTGCAGGCGCGGTGGTCGTTGGTGCCGCCGATCACGCGGGTATCGGGCCCACCGTGTGGGGGTCCGATGGCGAAAAGTGGGATGCAATTCGCATGAGCACCACATTCCAGGAATATCGACACGGTGGCGGTGAGGTCGAATGGCCCACTCTGCGCCAGGACGGCCAGACCGTCTTCCGATGGGCAGTATGGGAGATGGCAAAGGTGGCACGCAACACGCTCGAGCAGTCGGGTGTGGATGTCGCGGACCTCGCAGCGTTCATCCCGCACCAGGCCAACATGCGCATCATCGACGAGTTCGCGAAGCAGCTGAAGCTCCCCGAAAGCGTCGTTGTTGCTCGCGACATCGAAATGCAGGGCAACACTTCCGCGGCGTCAATCCCGCTGGCTATGCACGCGCTCCTTGAGGAGCACCCCGAGCTTTCGGGCGGTCTGGCACTCACCATCGGATTTGGCGCAGGCCTCGTCTACGGTGCTCAGATCGTCGAAATGCCGTAATCTAAGCTACGGCTTAGCGTGGATCCCCTCGCTGATCCCCTACACTTCACACGGACTACTTTCCCACCACAACAACAAGGAGAATACGGAAATGGCATACAGCAACGAAGAGGTCCTCGCGGGGCTCGCAGAGCTCATCAACGACGAAACCGGTATCGCAGCTGACGTGGTTGCTGCCGACAAGTCCTTCACTGACGACCTCGACATCGATTCCATCTCGATGATGACCATCGTCGTCAACGCCGAAGAGAAGTTCGACGTCAAGATTCCCGACGAAGAGGTCAAGAACCTGAAGACCGTCGGCGACGCCGTCGACTTCATCGTCAAGGCACAGGCCTAAGCACTGTGATTGGGAGGCGGGCGTCGCCCGCCTCCCCCAAATTTGTACCCACTCGATCATGCGGAGCACGTAACACATGGCAAAGAAGATTGTCGTCACCGGTATCGGAGCAACGTCACCCATTGGTGGCACCGCCCAGGAGACCTGGGAAGCACTCCTCGCCGGGAAGTCTGGCGCGCGCAGCCTCGAGCACGAGTGGGTTGCCACATACGAACTCCCCGTACACTTCGCTGCGGAAGCCATTGTGCGCCCTGAAGAGGTGCTCGCGCGGCCGGTGGCCAAACGTCTCGATCCGTCGAGCCAGTTTGCGCTGATCGCCGCGATGGAAGCATTCGCAGATGCGGGGTCACCTGAGCTTCCTGCTGAGCGTCTTGGCGTCGACTGGGCAACCGGGATCGGCGGCCTATGGTCGCTCCTCGACGCCTGGGACACGCTCCGCGAAAAAGGCCCGCGCCGTGTCATGCCGCTGACCGTGCCGATGCTCATGCCGAACGCGCCCTCGGCGGCCGTCTCCATGCACTTTGAAGCACGCGCCTATGCGCGCACCGTCGCGTCGGCCTGTGCGTCAAGCACCGAGTCCCTCGTGAACGCGTACGAACATCTCCAGGCGGGCTACGCCGATGTTGTCATTGCGGGTGGTTCCGAATCTGCGATCCACCCCATCACTCTCGCCTCTTTCTCCTCAATGCAGGCACTTTCCAAGCGCAACGACTCCCCCTCAACCGCTTCCCGCCCCTACAGCATCGACCGCGACGGCTTTGTGATGGGCGAAGGTGCCGCGGCTCTCGTGCTCGAGACCGAAGAACATGCGCTTACCCGTGGCGCAAAGATCTACGCCGAGATTGCTGGCGGCGGAGTCACCGCAGATTCCTACCACATCACGGCCCCGAGCCCGAAGGCAAAGGAGCGATCCGCGCCGTCGAGTTGGCCCTGGCAGCGGCGGGCGCGAGCGTCGATGACGTCACCCACGTCAACGCGCACGCGACCTCAACGCCGACTGGAGACATTGCCGAGTACACCGCGCTGCGCGCTGTGTTCGGGGACCGAGTCGACTCGATCCCCGTTTCAGCGACGAAGGGCGCGACCGGGCACCTGCTCGGTGGCACCGGTGCGCTCGAGGCCGTATTCGCTGTACTCGCGGTACAGAACCGCATCGCTCCCCCAACGATCAATATCACCGAACAGGATCCGGCAATCCCGCTCACGATCTCCGGCGAGCCAATTCCGCTCGGAGAGGGCCCGCAGCTCGCGATCTCCAACTCATTCGGCTTCGGAGGCCACAACGCCGTTGTTGCGATCCGCTCGGTTGATTAGGGCGACACCGTAGAAACATGAAGCCGTTTTTGCTCGTTACCTCCCGCGGCGAGGACGATGTCGCCGCGGAAGAGCACGCGGCATACTGCCGACTGACGGGGCTGTTGCCGGAGGACCTCGAGTGGCGGCGTATCGATCGGGATCCACTCGGGACGGTCGAGTTTTCCCGATACTCGGGCATCATTCTCGCGGGCAGTCCGTTCACCGTCAGCGAGCCAAGCGAACGCAAGTCCGAGACCGAGTTACGCGTGGAGCAGGAGCTTGCCGCGCTGCTCGACGAGGTGATTGCTCGCGACTTCCCCTTTCTGGGAGTCTGCTACGGCATCGGCACGATCGGCGCACACCAAGGGGCAAAAGTCGACCGCACCTATGGGGAACCGTCGCAGGCGGTGCGGATCGCGCTGACCCCTGCCGGGCAAGACGATCCCTCTTTCACGAACTCCCCGCCGAGTTTGATGCGTTTGTTGGCCATAAGGAAGCGATCAGCGCGGTGCCTGACACCATCACCGTGCTAGCGGGATCCGCGAGCTGTCCGGTGCAGGCGTTTCGCGTCGGTAGCAACGTCTATGCGACTCAGTTTCACCCCGAGCTTGACACGGCAGCCTTCACCGATCGCGTGCGCACCTACGCGAATCACGGCTACTTCGACCCAATCGAGGTTGACGCGATCATCGAGGGCGTCGAGCATGTTGATGTGCGAGCCTCCCACATGGTGCTCGGCAGGTTTATTGAGGAGTACCTTTCTTCCACGCTGCGGTAGTGTGCCGTGTTCATGCTTCGCGCTCGGATTCACTAGACTGGATGCGCACACGAGGGGCGTTAGCTCAGCTGGTTAGAGCACCGGACTCATAATCCGTCGGTCGCGGGTTCAAGCCCCGCACGCCCTACTGAAGACACCTCATGCCTTACTGTGTGCGCAAATGGTTCTTTTGAGCACGCATAAGAACGATGTGCGCACACACTGGCGCGACGGAGTCGCGCCACCTCAATGGTGGGGTGCCGAAGCTTCGCGGATACGAGAGCTTCGCGAGTACGAGAGTTTCGCGGGCACCAAGCCTCGCGGCAGGCTACAACAAGACGACCGACGCATTGCGGCAATCGCTAGAAAGCTCAGTTCCCGGGCTTCTTCTCGGCCTGGGCGTCGAGCGCCGACACCCCTGTCTGAGGATGAAACTTAGCAAGGCCGAGCACGCCAAAGACCGCAAGGACCCCCGAAGCAATGAAGGCAAACACGGCCCACAGCGGCGCGCCTGCCGCCTCACCGAGCACCACGATTCCGATCAGCACTGCCACGATCGGGTCGATGACGGTGAGCCCCGCGACCACCAGGTCCGGCGGACCGGACGAGTAGGCATTCTGCACGAAGACCATGCCCAGCAGCGCGCCAACAATCAGCGCGGCGACACACATCCAGGTCAGGAGCTCAAATTCCCCCTGCTGTAATCGCCCGATGACGGCCTTCGCGAAGGTCGCGACGAAGCCATACAGCACGCCAGCTCCCGCAATATAGATGAGAGCGATCCCTCGATGGCGCAGCAGCAGAAACAACCCTAGTGCCACCGCGAGAACCACGGCAAAAGTGATCAGAATCACCGTCAGCTTCGTATCGGTGACGGGACGATCCGCGGCCGTAAACGCGGCGATCGTCACAAAGATCACGATCCCTGCGACGGCGAGGCCGATCGAGATCTTCACTCGTCTGCCGAGTCGCACGCGGCTCATCCGCGAGTTCAGCACTGAGGTGATGACGAGCCCTACCACGCCGATCGGCTGCACGATGATCAGCGGGGAGAACGAGAGCGATCCAATCTGAAACACCACGGCAAGACCAAGGAGCACGGTTCCGATCACCCATGACGGCCGCTTGATCAGGCTAAACACGTGGCGGAGCGACAGCCCCGATCCCGCGCTTGTACCGACAATTCGCTCAACCTTATTGAGTCCGCGTGACTGATACTGCGCCCCAAACGCCAGGAACGCCGCCCCACGAGCGCGAGGGGTATGCCGAGAAACTGCTTGGGGTCGAGCTGGGTAACGCTGCTCAGGGCCTCGGGCAACTGATCCATGAGGCTTAGCCGCGCATGAGTTCAACGAGGCGGTGAGCCGCCCGCGGCACCTCGTCGTTGATAATGATCTCGTCGAACTCTTCCGCAGAGGCAAGCTCAACCTTGGCGGTTTCCAAGCGCCTGCTGCGTTCTTCTTCACCTTCGGTGCCGCGCCCGACAAGTCGATTCACGAGCTCCTCCCAAGAAGGCGGGGTGAGGAAAACGAGACGAGCCTCAGGCATGCTCGCTCGCACTTGACGGGCACCCTGCAGGTCAATCTCAAGCAGCATGGGTTCACCATTCGCGGCGGCCTCGAGGACGGGCCCGCGCGGCGTCCCGTACCGGTGGCTGTTATGCACGGTCGCCCATTCGAGCAGTTCATCCGTGGCAAGCATCCGATCAAAACGCTCATCGTCGACAAAGAAATAGTGCTGGCCCTCAACCTCGCCGGGTCTCGGAGCGCGGGTCGTCACGGACACCGATAACTTCACCCCGGGGAAGTGTTCGCGGATATAGGCAGCCACTGTCCCTTTTCCCACGGCAGTCGGACCGGCGAGCACCGTAAGCGGTGGCCGGTTGTGCGTCGAAGCGACGCCGAGGCGTTCCCGCACAAAATTGGTGAGACGCTGCCGCTGGAATTTGCCGAGCCCACCAAGGCGCTTACGCTCAGATATCTTGAGCTGATCGAGGATCCGCGCAAGTTTCACCTCGCCGATTGCGGGCAGAGCGAGCAGAAAATCGGTGATGCGGAGCGTCGCTGCAGGGGTGTTCGTCTCAAGAGACTGCTCAAGCACCTTCAGCGGCGAAAGCTCACCGCTTCGCAGCTTCTGCTTCAGTTCTGCACGTGCACGCCGGGCAGCGATCGCGGCCCGGTTTGCTGCAACACGGTCAACTTCGGGCATGACGAATTGCGCTGTGTTCTTCGCGTGCTGCTCACTCATTCGTGTCCTCATGTCTCTCGTTCACTCACACCGTACTCTCACGAGTTCAGACTGCCTGGGGAACCAACGCCTTCGCAATAGTATCCGAACGCCTTCGGACACGCTCAGCGAGCCCGTCGCTTCCACCCGTCAGCACACTGCGCGACTCATTCGCGAGCAGCGCCCAACCGAGACCACCGAAAGTCTCCGCCGCATTCTCAATACTCGCACCCTGATGCCCGAAGCCGGGGGCGAGTACCGGGATGGCTGGGCTGGCCGGGGGCAGCGTCACATCGATGCCGAAGTCCGCGAGCGTCAGCGTCGCACCCAGCACGACGCCGACGGAGTTAACGTGGTTGTCGTGCGGAGACGTGAACGCCACGGCGTCCTCCACCATCGCCTGCGCAACGGTGCGTCCGTCTTCGCGCACGGCGCGCTGCACCTCGCGGGCCTCGGGATTCGAGGTCGCAGCGAGCACAAACATGCCCTTGCCGTGCTCGCGAATCAGCTTAAAGGCTCCGGAG
Proteins encoded:
- a CDS encoding beta-ketoacyl-ACP synthase 3 codes for the protein MAHLVQTQGPAHTRLLSIGASRGNLNVPNDDLVGPIDSSDEWIRQRTGIVQRRRASEDIAAVDLAVAAADEAIVRSGLAREDIDGVIISTISNVAVTPSMASLAAHRLGLSPAAAFDISAACAGYVYGVAQADALVRSGVCKNVVVIGAEKLSELVDPTDRSISFLLGDGAGAVVVGAADHAGIGPTVWGSDGEKWDAIRMSTTFQEYRHGGGEVEWPTLRQDGQTVFRWAVWEMAKVARNTLEQSGVDVADLAAFIPHQANMRIIDEFAKQLKLPESVVVARDIEMQGNTSAASIPLAMHALLEEHPELSGGLALTIGFGAGLVYGAQIVEMP
- a CDS encoding acyl carrier protein; its protein translation is MAYSNEEVLAGLAELINDETGIAADVVAADKSFTDDLDIDSISMMTIVVNAEEKFDVKIPDEEVKNLKTVGDAVDFIVKAQA
- a CDS encoding glutamine amidotransferase-related protein gives rise to the protein MLRHRHDRRTPRGKSRPHLWGTVAGGADRADPCRARRSLFHELPAEFDAFVGHKEAISAVPDTITVLAGSASCPVQAFRVGSNVYATQFHPELDTAAFTDRVRTYANHGYFDPIEVDAIIEGVEHVDVRASHMVLGRFIEEYLSSTLR
- a CDS encoding DMT family transporter gives rise to the protein MFSLIKRPSWVIGTVLLGLAVVFQIGSLSFSPLIIVQPIGVVGLVITSVLNSRMSRVRLGRRVKISIGLAVAGIVIFVTIAAFTAADRPVTDTKLTVILITFAVVLAVALGLFLLLRHRGIALIYIAGAGVLYGFVATFAKAVIGRLQQGEFELLTWMCVAALIVGALLGMVFVQNAYSSGPPDLVVAGLTVIDPIVAVLIGIVVLGEAAGAPLWAVFAFIASGVLAVFGVLGLAKFHPQTGVSALDAQAEKKPGN
- the gmk gene encoding guanylate kinase, whose protein sequence is MSEQHAKNTAQFVMPEVDRVAANRAAIAARRARAELKQKLRSGELSPLKVLEQSLETNTPAATLRITDFLLALPAIGEVKLARILDQLKISERKRLGGLGKFQRQRLTNFVRERLGVASTHNRPPLTVLAGPTAVGKGTVAAYIREHFPGVKLSVSVTTRAPRPGEVEGQHYFFVDDERFDRMLATDELLEWATVHNSHRYGTPRGPVLEAAANGEPMLLEIDLQGARQVRASMPEARLVFLTPPSWEELVNRLVGRGTEGEEERSRRLETAKVELASAEEFDEIIINDEVPRAAHRLVELMRG
- the pyrF gene encoding orotidine-5'-phosphate decarboxylase, with product MTARNFSQRLGAEFAAKRHLCVGIDPHAPLLAEWGLGNDPAGAERMGRDVVAAAAGVAACVKPQIAFFERFGSAGFVALERVLADAREAGLLVIADVKRGDIGSSFAAYAEAWLSPGSPLEADAMTVAAYQGFGSLSGAFKLIREHGKGMFVLAATSNPEAREVQRAVREDGRTVAQAMVEDAVAFTSPHDNHVNSVGVVLGATLTLADFGIDVTLPPASPAIPVLAPGFGHQGASIENAAETFGGLGWALLANESRSVLTGGSDGLAERVRRRSDTIAKALVPQAV